The Lycium ferocissimum isolate CSIRO_LF1 chromosome 8, AGI_CSIRO_Lferr_CH_V1, whole genome shotgun sequence DNA segment TTTTGTAGCTGATTTGCTGTtgtttttttagtttgtttttaaCTAATTAAGCGATCGATGATGTTAGTGCTTGATATGTTGTAGATTTCCTGTTGTTAGTTTTGTAgctgattttgttgttttttttttcagttcaaTTTTGATTAAATCAGGCGATCGAAGATGTTTGGGAGGGCACCGAAGAAGAGTGACAACACGAAGTACTATGAGATCTTAGGTGTTCCTAAGACTGCTGCACCGGAAGATCTTAAGAAAGCTTACCGTAAAGCTGCTATTAAGAATCATCCTGATAAGGGAGGTGACCCTGAAAAggtacagtttttttttttaaaaaaaaactgtttttaACAGAGCTGATCCAGCATATAAGCAGTGGTTGTACATGCATTAAATCTCTTGAactcaaaaaatgaaatatgtatacatatgtgtgtCTGTGTGTATGTTGAGAACTGCAGTAATCATGTTAAAATACTGGGTTTGCTTCAGTTTCTCAGTTGCATAATTAATTGCATGGAGCTTATGCGGTTTATCTGTATAGATTGTCTCATCATTGTTTGTACAAATGGAGGTGATCCTTAAAAGGTACTGCTACTTTTGCTGTTATTAATGGAACTGGTCCAGCATATAAGAAGTGGGTGCACGGGAACTTAAATATCCTGAACTCAAAATTACAGAAAAACTTGAAATTGTATACATGTGTGTCTCTCTTTGTGTGTGCGCGTTAAGAAGTGTAGCCATTGTGTTTGAATACTAGGGTTACCTCAGCTGATCAAGCATATAAGCAGTGGGTGTACGTGCACTAATCAATATAACGCAGAATTACAGAAAAATTGAAATATGtaaacatgtgtgtgtgtgtgttaaaaAGTGCAGCCATCTTGTTTAAATACTGGGTTTGCCTCAGCTGATCAAACATATAAGCAGTGGGTGTACGTGCACTAGATCTCTCGAACTCAAATTTacagaaaaatttgaaatagtgtgtgtgtgtgcagcCATCGTGTTTAAGTACATGCTTCTCATTGTGCAATTGCTTTTGTTGTTTATCTTTTAGACAAATGGGTATTTTGGATTTTTTGTAGCTTACTTCTAGATCCATCATTGTTTTATCTGTAGATTCTTGTTGAGCTTAGGAGAGCGATTCCTGGTGGTAAAATTGAAAGGAGAATTTAATTCTGTCACTGGCCATAAATTAAGGTGACCAGCTAGTTTGGGATATGTTAGCTGGATTGAACCTTAATATCGATTGGGCATGGTTGCTTGATAGTGGCCGTAAATTAAGCTGATCTCTTGGAGGAAATGGTAGATTTTTAGATCTAATTTTGCTGCTTAGCAGAAATAGGTGGCGTTGAATGTGTTGGTGTTAGGGTTCTTTGTTGTGTAGTTGAACCATTAACTTCCTCAGTTCAGCAGGAATTATGATGTTAAAGACACTGCAATTGTCTTTTATTGGGATTGCACAGATATTATATGATGTTCTGAATATACACCATGAGGTTTTCAACTCGGGGTTAATCTTCTAACTGCCCTGAAAATGCATTCTTAATGTCACATTATTTACTGTGGTGGTAGTATTGATTATTTTTCATAGTTGAGTGATAATGATGTCAATTACTGTGTAGTGTAGTCAATGAATTAGCTCCATTTTTCTGGTTTATTTCAGTTTAAAGAGCTTGCTCAAGCTTATGAGGTTTTGAGTGATCCCGAGAAGCGTGATATATATGATCAGTATGGTGAAGATGCTCTCAAGGAAGGAATGGGCGGTGGAGGTGGTGGACACGACCCATTTGACATTTTCTCGTCTTTCTTTGGTGGCGGTGGCAGTCCATTTGGTGGTATGTTTCTATGCCTGCTCGTTTGAAGTTGAACTTGTTGATTCCTTTTCATGTTGATTTCAGTATCCGATATCCTTTATCTGATATCCAGGTGGTGGAAGCAGCAGAGGAAGAAGACAAAGAAGAGGAGAGGATGTCGTCCACCCTCTCAAAGTTTCTCTGGAGGATCTGTACAATGGAACATCAAAGAAGCTGTCACTGTCTCGCAGTGTATTGTGCTCGAAATGCAAGGGGTGAGTTTAGGATGTTATTAGTTATGTTTCGGTAGGGGTATCAGATGGGCAGGTTGGGCAGGATTTTGGCGGGtcaaaatgggttgagttaATAATTGGGGGGtcaaaatgggttgagttaataaatgggTGGGTCATTAGTTACTTGGGCTGTAATAGGTTGGGCTAAAATGGGCAAAAAATGGGTAATAACCCAACCCTCCCAATTCTTACTAAAtttaatttattcttttgttcttttataattttttaggttcctatttccttattatgacTAAAAactataacatatcaaataaaaaaaatgtcttttgaaaatattttgacaatgTCTCTATGGATCAACTTGGGCTACATATCAGCCCACTTTTTAGATGACCTGAAATGGGTTGGGTAAAATGGGCAGAAGTAATAAATGAGCGGGTCACTGACCCACTCAAACTTCAGCGGGTTGGATGGTTCATCTTTTAATGGCCTAATTTTGCCACCCCTACGTTTCAGCATCATTTTGTCCcatctttttatctttttatgaAGTTCTGCTGAGGTGTTGCTGCTACATCTTTATTACCAGGAAAGGGTCTAAATCAGGTGCTTCAATGAAATGTTCTGGCTGTCAAGGGTCTGGGATGAAAGTCACTATTAGACAACTTGGCCCATCCATGATCCAGCAGATGCAGCATCCTTGCAACGAGTGCAAGGGTACTGGTGAGACAATCAATGATAAAGATAGGTGTGGACAATGTAAAGGTGAGAAGGTTGTGCAGGAGAAGAAGGTGTTGGAAGTTCATGTGGAGAAGGGTATGCAGAATGGACAAAAGATAACATTTCCCGGCGAGGCTGATGAAGCAGTAAGACATGCAATTTAGCTTTTGAAGTAGTTTATGTCATAATGACCAATTGTATGTTAATTATTATCAACCAAAAAAGGGGGGGACCACTGATTCTTCCCATGGTTCATGTTTGCTTTTTTGGCAGCCTGATACAGTCACTGGGGACATAGTTTTCGTCTTGCAACAGAAGGAACATCCCAAGTTTAAGCGAAAGGGAGATGATATCTTTGTAGAGCACACCTTGAGCTTGACCGAGGCCCTATGTGGTTTCCAGTTCATCTTGACTCACCTAGACAATAGACAGCTGATCATTAAGTCCCAACCTGGAGAAGTCGTCAAGCCTGGTAAGTCGAAAGTACTTTAGTTGCTTTTACATTCTGATATATGCTGAGTACTTTGTGATATATTGTGGTCTCCCCCTGTACACCGTATGTTCTTTTTTATCTCTGAGGTATCTGTATGCTTTATATGAGAATCTCTGCTCGTAGATATCAATAGTGAACTTTGTTTTTGGCCTCTACAGATCAATTTAAGGCCATAAATGATGAAGGAATGCCAATGTACCAAAGGCCATTTATGAGAGGAAAACTATACATTCACTTTACTGTAGAATTCCCCGAGACATTATCCCCTGAACAGTGCAAGAACCTTGAAGCGGTGTTGCCACCAAAACCCAAAACACAAATGACTGATATGGAATTGGATGAGTGCGAGGAGACTACTTTGCATGATGTTAACATTGAAGAGGAGATGCGGAGGAAGCAGCAACAGGCCCAAGAGGCATATGACGAAGATGATGAAGACATGCATGGTGGTGCACAGAGAGTTCAATGTGCACAACAGTAATTTGGTAGCGTTTTTGGTAACCTGGTAAGTTGCATCAAGGAATTAACAGCACGATTCAACCCTTGATTTCAAGTATTTGTATGACAAGATAATGACATTGTTTGGAATATTGCTTCTGCAGTAAGATATATTATAGTTTACTGGCTTatgatttggaattttggaTTTGCTAACTGATACTACTGTTAagcaaattttaatttaatgttCAACATTTGCGAAGATTATTGCAATGTGCTTTTCATCGAAGAACTGATGAGGAGTCTGGTGTATTTAAAAGTGGAAAGcgcaaaaacaaaaacaaaaaacaaaaaacatggAAGACTACGGGATTTGAAGCAAATGTGAAGCGCATTGCATTTAAAGAAGCATATATTTTACGAGAAATCAAAAATATCAAACATCCATGAATTTACTACAAGAAAATTACTCTGTTAACTTTTACTCACTTTATTTGTTatctattttaaaaatagatatTCCATTTACGCATATTGAgagaaaattaatttattttttctattttattcataatattaattactcatttaattattattttttaaatccatTAGGACTATACGTCTATTAATATGAGTATTGCAGTAATTatgcattttatttattattttttcttaaggaGTCATTAAAGTTAATAGTGAAtgagtaaaagtgaacggaatGAGTAAATTGTAACAACTAATTCGACCATTCAATATATAATGACGACAATATTACTTCAACTCTTCATAGTTGAGAGGATCAATATTAATTCAGCTCTTCATAGTTGAGATCCAAAGAAGCTTTGGAGTGCACGCTCTAAAGCGCGTAGGTATATATTGGACTCAACAACATGTCCGGTATAATCCCACCAAGTGGGATGTGGGACACGCAAACTTACCCATATTTTGCAATGTTATGTTGAACACGCacattttttgaattttcaacgaTTGTAAATATCGGACTCAAGTAAATATATTTCGCAGTGCTATGTTCTACACATTGGTGTCTTGAATTTCCAATGAACTATCCTGGAGTCTACTCTAATTTGGTGTAAATGGCGGACTCTAGTGAATGTATTTTGCAATACTATGTTGTACACGctggtttcttgaatttctaaCGAACTATTCTGGAATTAACTCTGCTGTGATATAAATGTCAGACTCAAGTAAATCTATTTCGCAATGCTATGTTGTACATATTGATTTCTTGAAAGTGTATTTCGTAATGCTATGTTGTACGCActgatttcttgaatttcctttGAACTCTCCTGGAATTAACTCAAGTAAATATATTTCCCAATGTCATGTTGTACATACTTATTCTTGAATTTCCAATAAATCATCCAGTTAATTCTGATGTTGACAAGGAAAACAATGCTGCcagctcttcttctttttttttttcctttcttttcttataaggACTTATCTTTAATATGGATTAGGACATACCTAGAAAACAACTATGCAAACAAACACAAACCTCCAAGGAATTGGGTTACAACTTATAAAACCAAGAAATCATAGGCGTAATAAACAAGCAAAAAAGAGTCAGTAGTAACTTTGTAAGCAATACAAAAGGGGACTTAATGACTGTGAATTTTCAAGTTCTATTACTAGTAATAACTGAAGTACAAGATAACCATATGGATCAAAATCaaacaccatcaacaacaacaatgaacCAAAACCAAACATCATCAACTGCAGCAGTGTCACCTATGATGGTTGGCTTGAAACCACTGATGAAACCTCTAGCGATTAGAGTCATtacatttattttcttgtttgtgTCATTGATTGTCATTGCCACTGATAGTTTTGATACATTTCTTTATAATGATACATTTCTTTATGATATTCCAGTCAAGGTTCAGTCCACTGACTTCTATGCTTACCGGTAAATTACCTTTTCCCTTACAAATATTAGCATTTTCTTTGGATTTAACTTATAGACAACGAcagtgtaaataatttttacggATTTGTTTGGTCTGCGTGGTAGTTATGCGGGGATTATAATGCATGCAAACATTGTTTATGAGACGAATAATAATGAAAGGttggtatatgatgattaatAATAAAGAAATTGTTATGCGGTGAATCACAATGTAAGAATTAACTAATTTATGTAGGAATTACCTACTTTAACGGATTTTTTGTCTTTGCACCACCATAGTTaatttttttgtctttaaatattttgatcttattaattaatacatgtatttttattttttgttctatCCCGCATAAGATATTGAATAGATTCTCACATTACTTAATGGAAGTATTATTTAATACCACTAACCAAACGCTGCATAAAACTAGgcagaaattaatttttcttttacgacCACCACAAAGTTGTGTAAGTTATGTTGAGATTATTTTTCAATCACTCTAACCAAACATagtagtattattttatgcaggattTTATGTTAGGCATAAGTTTTTTCCAATTCCTCCAACCAAATTACTCCTAACTGTAATCTAACCTATGGTAAAAGCTGTCTTgctttatttttcaaagttaCTGATTTTGCTTATTAAAGATAATTATCTATAGTTATCTCTTAAATGTCTGATAGTGTATAAATCTTTTATATAGTTAGTCAAACTTGTCTGTTTTATGGTGAATTACTCCTAGCTAACTGAAGTTGGAACACTAGATCAAAGGGTCGTTCATTAGCCTTATTATACCGTTTTTTGTTTCCTTCTAAAATCgccttatttttcaaaaaagtacttttagctaaaaacaatttgtgtttggtcaattaatttaaaaagcacttttagaattagtgtttggccataagtgtattttttctcaaaagtgcttttcaaatgcATTATAAGTAATTAATTGGAAATTTATCATTTCTAAATGAATGTGTTgatatgatttttttctttttttggatgCAGTTATATGATATCTGCAGATGTGATTGGAATGGCCTACATATTGCTAATAGTTTGGTTAACAATTTCCCATGTGAAATCTGGAAGTCCCATTGACAGTGGCCTTGCTTATTTTGAATTCTACAGTGATAAGGTACGTAAAAAAAAACTCATGATCGATATGCCATACGGTGAAAGAAATCGAGTATTAGGTTGGATTTAATAAAAgagttatatatttatttacttttacgTGAATATTAAttcactacaacaaaatatactTTAGCGGAATGAATTGAATAACTTAATCGCTAATTATATTCTATAATCAATTATTACCTGCATACCAAACTTTACCCTAACAATAAATGCCGCTTAAAGGCTTTTAGCACGGATCTAATTTAACCAATTCTTTGAATGTTTTTGTGGCAATAACTATCGCCGCTTAAAGAAAAATATCTTTGTTAAAAGCCTTTTGGTGTAGTTATGTTAGATGagttctttttatttaatttacatcATAATTTTATCAGAAAAGGACCAAATATATCTGCACTattgaaaaagggtcaaatatctCCCTTCTTATGCTTATCATAAATCACAAATATCTTTTCCGTTAATAAAAAACATCGAATCCCACGTGGCGCTACATTTGAGGCATATCTGGCAGCAACACACATCACctcctaacccattttactccTCCACTCTTCAATAAAATTTCCATCCCCTCCACCATATAATTACAGCTCTAGAAAACAAAGGACTTACTATTGAAATTAAGAAAAACGAAAGAGCTTCTTGAAGATTCGAGCAGTTCGCACACTCACAGATTTAATTCGACCCCGAATTGCACTACTGTACCTCTGTTCAAATTTTCGCTTTTGAAATCAATTCATTTAAAGTATATACTTCCACTATAATTCTTGTTAGTCAATACCTCAATCCGAGCATTTACAAATTGACATCCATTGCTAGGTTATTGAAACTTCTTCTTGATTTGCAGAAATTAGTGCAGTATGAAAAGGAAACGAAAATGAAATTCTTGCATTGGTACCTTTAAATTGGGTccttttttctagaatttataattataataataattaccATGGTGATGGAGGGGGTGTAAATTTTAGTATGGAAAAGGAGAggagtaaaatgggttaggagGCTGATGAGGTAAGCGATACGTAAGATCCACCTCATCAAACGTCATGTCGCTATCGAATAGGATGTCGAGGTGACGATTTTTAAcgatgaagggtatatttggtaAATAAGATATAAGATATTTGAGCAAAagataacgaagggtatatttaattttttccaataaatatatttggcccttttccgtaattTTATACATGTGACAGTGATGTGACAGTCTACTTGTATTTTTTGAGGTCAAATTTATCATTTCTCGACTACTTtataatccatgaatcatgataTATTGGCATAGTTGACCTATTTTTCTGttataaaaaatcagttttatgACTATAGTGCAATAAACTGAAAATTAGATGATATTCAATGAATTACCGCGGTATTTTTAACAAGAAAAGAGATTATGCTCTTGTGGAGTGTATAGCCCCTTGTTAAGAGCTAACTGGCATAAGGTTTGTACCACCAAAGAATGTGATGCGATGAATGGAATCTGCTACTTTTCCTTAATCGAAGTGTCGGGTTGAGCTCCGAGTATGGAAAGATCATTTAGGGAGCCTTTCCCGAAATAGGTCCTTTCGTACGCGAATTTAATATACGGGCTCAATCGGAGATCTGGgatggaaaaccaaaaaaaaaaaaaatgacataagGCTGCATGCATGGACGGAATTAGGGGGCGCAATGAGGGTCATCCGAATCTTCTTTGCCCgaaattacattatatatatataaagtcaaGATTTGTTTTATGtatgagaaaagacatcatttcacTCCCTGAAAATAGAAAACTCACTTTATATAAACTTAAGTTTTATTTATGTACCCCATTAACAACTTAAGTTTCAATTATTTTCCATCCCGAAAAAATAATATCACTCTCACGTGTAAGTGTGTATTACACTCGCGGACGTCATTCTTCATTTACCATGTCAAAAATTaccaacccttcattttttgttttccgtttattatttttttctcttttgttcttctttctcctcatcctcaccACACTCGTTAACCACCACCGCATCACCGCCaccaccatatatatatcaacccAACTAAAAACCCATCTTTGtcaaagattttcttttattaatcatatttccacgttaattaattcctaatcaattattaaaatttttaaatcaaaaaaaaaaaaatcattattattaccaATCCAAATCGGACGAACTGTCcttcggaaaaaaaaatcatcaccatcatctttAACCCACACCTTAGTCCCACTAATACTCAAATTCGTCCAAATtagttgttttgattgttattgttggtcattattattatgattattagCAACCCCATTTCTTTCATAACCattattccataactttatttttgaaagaaagcaaaaatcaaaatcaagaaaccaaaaaatggtgaaaatgaaaagaaaagaatgatgagAATATAAAGAGAAAAGGAGGATTATCTCTGAAAAAACAAATTTATCAGGAATGAAACTactggtgaagaagaagaagttgctTCTTGTTGGAagtaatttcaaaaattaatttatccTCTGTCAAGGGCGATTTcctttcttgatcttcaaagAGTTTCTTAATTTGGTGATTTGAATGAGAAGTAGAAATGGAAATTGGAAGAAGATAGTACTGCTGGAAATTATTGTTGCTTCGGTGGTGGGAAGGTTGGCGGCAATGGATTTTTTAAATGTTGCATAGTGGTATGAAGGATTCGAGGCCACACCGATGATATATGGTGGTGAAGGAGGTGGTAGTGGGTAGACAAGCGGATATGGAGGAGGACACACAAACATGGGGACATTTGGACCATGCTAGCTCATGCAATTCacatctttatttttatttatatatatataggttagaaattttgattattgttttcttgttgaaaAGCAattgatggtggtggtggataCGATAGGGGTGAATAAATTGGAGGTGGCGGGCGCGGTGGGgagccggggggggggggggggtttatgAAATAGGAGCGGGTGGGGAggggtgaattttttttttattttatttatatatatatatatatatatatatatatatatatatatatatatatatatatatatatatatatatatatatatatatatatattccacctTGTGTTCTTTGCtctcttaattttttgtttttttttttttttgccacgtaaAAATTGGGGGTGATTAATtaagatgaaagttgttaaggggggtatataaatacaacttaagtttagttgataaagtgagttttcgtgccaaaTTCAGGGgtgaaatgatgtcttttctcttttatgtatatatagtagatattaAATTCTCTTAGCTTCTTCGAGTGCTTACTTCTTACTTAGCTTCTTCGTGTGCTTACTTCTTAATAATTTAAATCTTCTAAATAAAAATTCTGACTCTGCCACTTACCTGCAGG contains these protein-coding regions:
- the LOC132068127 gene encoding dnaJ protein homolog, producing MFGRAPKKSDNTKYYEILGVPKTAAPEDLKKAYRKAAIKNHPDKGGDPEKFKELAQAYEVLSDPEKRDIYDQYGEDALKEGMGGGGGGHDPFDIFSSFFGGGGSPFGGGGSSRGRRQRRGEDVVHPLKVSLEDLYNGTSKKLSLSRSVLCSKCKGKGSKSGASMKCSGCQGSGMKVTIRQLGPSMIQQMQHPCNECKGTGETINDKDRCGQCKGEKVVQEKKVLEVHVEKGMQNGQKITFPGEADEAPDTVTGDIVFVLQQKEHPKFKRKGDDIFVEHTLSLTEALCGFQFILTHLDNRQLIIKSQPGEVVKPDQFKAINDEGMPMYQRPFMRGKLYIHFTVEFPETLSPEQCKNLEAVLPPKPKTQMTDMELDECEETTLHDVNIEEEMRRKQQQAQEAYDEDDEDMHGGAQRVQCAQQ
- the LOC132066849 gene encoding CASP-like protein PIMP1, translating into MNQNQTSSTAAVSPMMVGLKPLMKPLAIRVITFIFLFVSLIVIATDSFDTFLYNDTFLYDIPVKVQSTDFYAYRYMISADVIGMAYILLIVWLTISHVKSGSPIDSGLAYFEFYSDKVILFLLSTGAAAGLGVTVESNRVKGDDITPDMKNFLNIANASASLLFLGSISSFISSIISSLNVPKKS